A part of Cannabis sativa cultivar Pink pepper isolate KNU-18-1 chromosome 6, ASM2916894v1, whole genome shotgun sequence genomic DNA contains:
- the LOC115724576 gene encoding uncharacterized protein LOC115724576 — protein sequence MQNQMVLRNNKTTDRRGFILYSLFFICCLCALASINEVRFDKYLLKLGRCPQQNDTNHSMSFNNNNSSDKEDNKNDEIRILIGILTLPDQYHRRHFLRLIYGTQSQPAGARIDVKFVFCNLTKEDQKVLVALEIMRHDDIIILDCKENMNKGKTYTYFSSLPEMLNDTTNKDYPPYHYVMKADDDTYFRLENLVDSLRGASKEDLYYGYVIPCPSMDPFKHYMSGMGYMVSWDIVEWIRESEIPRNHLEGPEDKTFGDWIKEGHRGKNRINAKWSMYNYPEPRTGCTHELWPNTIAVHLLKNQEKWIRTLNYFNVTRDLKPSKLYHIP from the coding sequence ATGCAAAACCAAATGGTACTAAGAAACAACAAAACGACAGATCGTCGAGGCTTCATACTCTACTCCTTGTTCTTCATTTGTTGTCTTTGTGCTTTGGCTTCGATTAATGAAGTTCGTTTCGATAAGTACCTCTTAAAATTAGGTCGTTGTCCTCAACAGAACGACACCAACCATTCTATGTCGTTTAACAACAACAACTCTTCAGACAAAGAAGATAACAAAAACGACGAAATTCGCATACTCATAGGGATATTGACTCTACCTGACCAATACCATCGCCGCCACTTCCTCCGCCTAATCTATGGCACACAATCACAACCGGCTGGAGCCAGAATCGATGTCAAATTCGTCTTTTGCAACCTAACAAAAGAAGACCAAAAAGTCCTAGTAGCATTGGAAATAATGAGACACGACGACATCATAATCCTCGATTGTAAAGAGAACATGAACAAAGGTAAAACCTACACTTACTTCTCTAGTTTACCCGAAATGTTAAACGACACAACAAACAAAGATTACCCTCCTTACCATTATGTCATGAAAGCCGACGACGACACTTATTTTCGACTCGAAAACTTAGTGGATTCACTTAGAGGTGCATCAAAAGAAGACTTGTACTATGGTTATGTGATCCCTTGTCCTAGTATGGACCCTTTTAAGCATTACATGTCAGGAATGGGATACATGGTTTCATGGGATATAGTTGAATGGATTAGGGAATCTGAGATTCCTAGGAATCACTTAGAAGGGCCTGAAGATAAGACTTTTGGTGATTGGATTAAAGAAGGGCATAGAGGTAAAAATAGAATTAATGCTAAATGGTCAATGTACAATTATCCAGAGCCAAGAACTGGGTGTACACATGAACTTTGGCCTAATACTATTGCTGTTCATTTGTTGAAGAATCAAGAAAAGTGGATTAGgacacttaattattttaatgttacTCGTGATTTAAAGCCTTCTAAGCTATATCATATACCTTAA
- the LOC115725692 gene encoding uncharacterized protein LOC115725692: protein MAMDKWLLLSKLRTAVKKVKVLINLNVHRWRVASIIGGRPSLAPNQRRFSFNDRPGLIAAYEEEDEEEEEGENKSRESSEEGYYSATGSSSSNSRSGSRSGSGSVVLQLQRTTSYPNSNSSSPSLREETCSNYDVDQRAEMFINNFRRQLQMERQISLQIRYSNRLNSFNWRSP from the coding sequence ATGGCTATGGACAAGTGGCTTTTGCTTAGCAAGTTAAGAACTGCAGTCAAGAAAGTTAAGGTTTTGATAAACCTCAACGTTCATAGGTGGCGCGTAGCCTCTATTATAGGTGGTCGGCCGTCTTTAGCACCTAACCAACGTAGGTTTAGCTTCAACGACCGACCAGGCTTAATAGCAGCCTACGAGGAGGAagatgaagaggaagaagaaggagaaaatAAGTCAAGAGAATCGTCTGAAGAAGGATATTATTCAGCAACAGGCTCATCTTCTTCTAATTCTAGATCAGGATCGAGATCAGGATCAGGATCGGTAGTATTGCAACTTCAAAGGACTACAAGTTACCCTAATAGTAATTCATCATCGCCATCATTAAGGGAAGAAACTTGTAGTAATTATGATGTTGATCAAAGGGCGGAGATGTTTATCAACAATTTTCGTCGTCAATTACAAATGGAGAGGCAAATTTCTTTGCAAATTCGATATTCCAATAGGCTTAATAGCTTTAATTGGAGGAGtccttaa
- the LOC115724577 gene encoding peptidyl-prolyl cis-trans isomerase FKBP17-1, chloroplastic, with protein sequence MILQCFAPQQCFRAPQSLTNRFVTRKSSSSETISACLPPLSSKTRREALSLSFISATCSSLLLPALLTPASASSAISDFFELPNSGGVKALDLRLGSGEVPSNGDQVAIHYYGRLAAKQGWRFDSTYEHKDQNGEPSPFVFILGSGKVISGIEAAVKSMKIGGIRRVIIPPSQGYQSTTQEPLPPNFFDRQRLFTTIFNPTRLANGEGSTLGTLLFDIELVSLRHQ encoded by the exons atgattcTCCAGTGCTTCGCGCCACAGCAGTGTTTCCGTGCTCCACAAAGTCTGACCAATCGCTTCGTAACACGTAAGTCATCTTCTTCGGAGACCATCTCTGCATGTCTTCCTCCATTATCATCCAAAACCAGAAGAGAAGCTTTATCTCTTTCCTTCATCTCTGCCACATGTTCTTCCCTACTACTCCCTGCTTTACTCACTCCAGCTTCTGCCTCCTCCGCCATATCCGACTTCTTCGAGCTCCCTAATTCAGGTGGCGTTAAGGCTTTAGATCTTCGTCTTGGCTCAGGAGAAGTTCCCTCCAATGGCGACCAG GTTGCAATTCATTACTATGGAAGATTGGCAGCTAAACAAGGATGGCGTTTTGATTCAACATATGAACATAAAGATCAAAATGGTGAACCAAGTCCTTTTGTATTCATCCTTGGGTCTGGAAAA GTTATTTCAGGGATTGAAGCAGCTGTGAAATCAATGAAAATAGGTGGTATTCGTAGGGTTATCATTCCACCATCTCAAGGATATCAAAGCACAACACAAGAACCTCTACCACCTAAT TTTTTTGACAGGCAGAGATTGTTCACCACCATCTTCAATCCAACTCGTCTCGCCAATGGAGAAGGCTCTACTCTTGGGACACTCCTATTCGACATTGAGTTGGTCAGCCTAAGGCATCAGTAA